The following proteins are co-located in the Manihot esculenta cultivar AM560-2 chromosome 9, M.esculenta_v8, whole genome shotgun sequence genome:
- the LOC110622127 gene encoding G-type lectin S-receptor-like serine/threonine-protein kinase SD3-1, with protein MLKQDKFFHFKPFLLFLFTGFSLVSVVLSKIPLGSKLSVEENNSWVSPNGDFAIGFFSHSDQPNQYSVGIRFNSKSIPVSKQTVVWVAGAEISVGNKSYFQLSQSGELVLVDSFKGVTVWSSKTSRSAVVSGVLRDDGNLVLQDEMGSVVWQSFDNPSDTILPGQSLSIYKTLRAASKNSVSSYYSLYMNASGQLQLKWESDVVYWTSGNPFASNLSAVLTSDGILQLVDQTLKPMWSVFGEDHNDTVNFRSLRLDADGNLRMYSWEADSKSWRAVWQAVENQCDVFATCGHHGVCVFNASGSPECQCPFKITSDPNSKCFAQDCKSASSMITYKNTFLYEIYPPTDSIVLTSLQQCKILCLRNSMCTAATYTNDGTAECRMKTTPYFSGYSGPSLSSISFIKTCSDPLPVDPNSSGSSSAQSPAKRTYWLSIPCLVGAVSGTFVLFAVIQLALGCYIYRRRNLIWKKAALAYTGGNSKGLMMLSFAEIKEITGNFKYQIGPKMYRGVLPNHQPVAIKDLETSVEERKFRAVVSKIGSIHHRNLVKLDGYCCELSQRILVYEYVKNGSVLKHMEDDELSKRLTWRRRVNICLDVARAICYLHTGCREFVSHGNLKCENVILDKNYEAKVSEFGLGIVHPEASCVREKDVEDFGKMMLILVTGCLQVGEVCEWAYKEWLQGHPERAVDNRMDDGFDIEELERTLRTAFWCLQSDERMRPSMGEVVKVLEGTLTVDPPPPPFAGLSLPAEELSLTSGSAS; from the coding sequence ATGCTTAAACAAGACAAATTCTTCCATTTTAAACCTTTTCTTCTATTTCTCTTCACTGGGTTTTCTCTAGTTTCTGTTGTTCTCTCAAAAATTCCCTTAGGTTCAAAACTTTCTGTAGAGGAAAATAACTCATGGGTTTCTCCCAATGGTGATTTTGCTATTGGTTTCTTTAGCCATTCTGATCAGCCTAATCAGTATAGTGTTGGAATTCGCTTCAATTCAAAATCCATTCCTGTTAGCAAACAAACTGTTGTTTGGGTTGCTGGAGCTGAAATTAGTGTTGGTAACAAGTCCTATTTCCAGCTTTCTCAAAGTGGGGAACTGGTTTTGGTTGATTCCTTTAAGGGAGTCACCGTGTGGTCCAGCAAGACAAGCCGATCAGCTGTTGTTTCTGGCGTTCTTCGTGACGATGGCAATCTTGTTCTACAGGATGAAATGGGATCTGTTGTTTGGCAAAGCTTTGACAATCCTTCTGATACAATTCTTCCGGGCCAGAGTTTATCTATCTATAAAACACTTAGAGCTGCTAGCAAAAATTCTGTGTCAAGTTACTACAGTCTTTATATGAATGCTTCGGGCCAGTTACAGCTAAAGTGGGAAAGTGATGTCGTATACTGGACCAGTGGAAATCCATTTGCATCCAACCTCAGCGCTGTCCTTACCTCTGATGGAATTCTGCAACTCGTGGACCAGACTTTGAAGCCCATGTGGTCTGTCTTTGGTGAAGATCACAATGACACGGTAAATTTTCGATCGTTAAGGCTAGATGCTGATGGTAATCTGCGGATGTACTCATGGGAAGCTGATTCAAAGTCATGGAGAGCGGTCTGGCAAGCTGTTGAGAATCAGTGCGATGTCTTTGCAACATGTGGCCACCATGGTGTCTGTGTTTTCAATGCATCGGGCTCACCTGAATGCCAATGCCCATTTAAGATAACATCTGATCCTAACTCGAAATGTTTTGCTCAGGATTGCAAGTCAGCTTCCAGTATGATCACATATAAGAACACCTTTCTTTATGAAATTTATCCACCAACTGACTCAATTGTCCTAACTAGCTTACAGCAATGCAAGATTTTGTGCCTGAGGAACTCAATGTGTACAGCTGCAACGTACACAAATGATGGAACTGCTGAATGCCGAATGAAAACTACTCCTTACTTCTCTGGCTATTCAGGCCCCTCTTTAAGTTCTATATCTTTTATTAAGACATGTTCAGACCCATTACCTGTTGATCCCAATTCTTCTGGATCTTCTTCAGCACAATCTCCAGCCAAGCGCACTTATTGGTTGAGCATTCCTTGTCTCGTTGGAGCTGTTTCAGGTACATTTGTTTTATTTGCCGTAATTCAGTTAGCACTTGGCTGCTACATATATAGAAGAAGAAATTTGATTTGGAAGAAAGCTGCCTTGGCCTACACTGGCGGTAATTCAAAGGGTTTGATGATGTTATCCTTTGCTGAGATCAAGGAAATCACAGGAAATTTCAAGTATCAAATTGGGCCAAAGATGTATAGAGGTGTTCTTCCAAACCACCAGCCAGTAGCGATTAAGGACTTGGAAACATCCGTCGAAGAAAGGAAGTTTCGAGCTGTTGTTTCAAAAATAGGAAGCATACATCACAGAAACTTGGTGAAGCTTGATGGCTATTGTTGCGAGTTAAGTCAAAGAATTTTGGTTTACGAGTATGTCAAAAATGGTTCTGTGCTGAAACATATGGAAGATGATGAGTTGAGTAAGCGACTAACATGGAGAAGAAGGGTTAACATATGCTTAGATGTAGCAAGAGCTATTTGTTATTTACACACAGGATGTAGGGAGTTTGTAAGCCATGGAAACTTGAAGTGTGAGAATGTAATCTTGGATAAAAATTACGAGGCCAAGGTGAGCGAATTTGGGTTGGGGATAGTTCACCCTGAAGCATCATGTGTTCGAGAGAAAGATGTGGAGGATTTCGGCAAAATGATGTTGATATTGGTAACGGGGTGTCTTCAGGTCGGGGAGGTTTGCGAGTGGGCTTACAAGGAATGGTTGCAGGGTCACCCTGAAAGGGCTGTGGATAACAGAATGGATGATGGGTTCGATATAGAGGAGCTGGAGCGAACGTTGAGAACTGCGTTTTGGTGCCTTCAAAGCGATGAACGAATGAGACCTTCAATGGGAGAGGTAGTGAAGGTATTGGAAGGCACATTGACAGTTGATCCCCCACCGCCTCCTTTTGCCGGCCTGAGTTTACCTGCAGAAGAATTATCATTAACGTCGGGCTCAGCATCATAG